The Erythrobacter sp. F6033 genome window below encodes:
- a CDS encoding DUF885 domain-containing protein: MRTHSLVAVSAIALAMAACSPAAKPSLESASAPIATSPSDTEPASIAEFFEAYNAKQLEMSPITRAYRGIRDEDYGKWDDPSDEAAAAEFKVMQNALATMQADYDLAALSEEDALSYRLYEQMVGRSASLYPYREYNFLFDHRRGAHSNIPAFLINIHRISEPGHAEDYVDRIRGIGPQLNSLTAEARERADAGIMPPDWVYPYVIADLEAMIAAGDDNAILEDFRKKVDFVGFNTEAHAALIDSALNAWGESALPAYKGLLAEMKRQQAIAPTDDGIWRLPDGDAYYAARLKSYTTTDLSADEIHNIGLREVERIHGEMRTIMAQVGFEGSLQDFFEFTRTDDRFFYTSREDYLRDAQAKLDAMEVKLPEYFGALPKAPMIIKPVEAFREKSAGKAFYQSPAADGSRPGTYYVNLYNLRDMSKNELEALAYHEGFPGHHLQRALQTELGDVPPFRRFGGVTAYTEGWGLYTEELGKDMGFYQDPYSDFGRLGMELWRACRLVVDTGLHSKRWTREEAIQYLKDNTPNPEGDIVKAIERYITTPGQATAYMIGKLKIMELRSMAQSELGDDFDWRGFHDAVLLSGPVPLDILEENVVKWVEREKAR; the protein is encoded by the coding sequence ATGCGCACTCACTCACTCGTTGCAGTTTCGGCGATCGCATTGGCAATGGCGGCTTGCTCGCCAGCGGCTAAGCCTTCGCTTGAGAGCGCTTCTGCTCCGATTGCCACCTCTCCATCGGACACTGAGCCTGCCAGTATCGCGGAGTTTTTTGAGGCGTATAATGCGAAGCAGCTTGAGATGTCGCCGATCACCCGGGCGTATCGCGGTATCCGCGATGAGGATTACGGCAAATGGGACGACCCCTCGGATGAGGCTGCCGCTGCTGAATTCAAGGTCATGCAGAACGCATTAGCGACAATGCAGGCGGACTATGATCTGGCCGCACTCTCCGAAGAAGACGCGCTGTCATATCGCCTATATGAACAAATGGTCGGGCGCAGCGCATCGCTTTACCCGTATCGCGAATACAATTTCCTGTTCGATCACAGGCGCGGTGCCCATTCCAACATTCCGGCATTCCTGATCAACATTCACCGTATCAGCGAACCCGGCCATGCAGAGGACTATGTTGACCGGATTCGCGGGATTGGCCCCCAACTTAACAGCCTCACTGCCGAAGCCCGTGAGCGTGCGGATGCCGGGATCATGCCGCCAGACTGGGTGTATCCCTATGTCATAGCGGACCTCGAAGCGATGATCGCTGCCGGCGATGACAATGCTATTCTGGAAGATTTCCGGAAGAAAGTGGACTTTGTAGGCTTTAACACTGAAGCGCATGCGGCTCTGATCGATAGCGCCCTGAATGCCTGGGGCGAATCCGCGCTTCCGGCATACAAAGGCCTGCTTGCCGAGATGAAGCGTCAGCAGGCAATCGCGCCAACGGATGACGGGATCTGGCGCTTGCCCGATGGCGATGCGTATTATGCCGCTCGGCTGAAAAGCTACACCACCACCGATCTTTCTGCAGACGAAATCCACAATATAGGGCTGCGTGAGGTCGAGCGGATTCATGGTGAAATGCGCACAATCATGGCGCAAGTGGGCTTTGAAGGATCGCTGCAGGATTTCTTTGAATTCACCCGCACCGACGACCGGTTCTTCTACACCAGCCGCGAAGATTATCTGCGCGATGCGCAGGCCAAGCTTGATGCGATGGAAGTGAAGCTGCCGGAATATTTCGGTGCGCTTCCCAAAGCACCGATGATCATCAAACCCGTCGAAGCATTCCGTGAAAAGAGCGCGGGCAAGGCGTTTTACCAAAGTCCTGCCGCAGATGGTTCGCGCCCCGGCACATATTACGTCAACCTCTATAACCTCCGCGATATGTCCAAGAATGAGCTGGAAGCGCTCGCATATCATGAGGGCTTTCCGGGCCACCATTTGCAGCGAGCCCTGCAAACCGAATTGGGCGATGTGCCCCCATTCCGGCGGTTTGGCGGCGTAACCGCATATACCGAGGGATGGGGCCTCTATACCGAAGAACTCGGCAAGGACATGGGCTTCTATCAAGACCCCTATTCCGATTTCGGACGGTTAGGCATGGAGCTTTGGCGCGCATGCCGATTGGTGGTCGACACCGGGCTTCATTCAAAGCGGTGGACACGCGAAGAGGCTATTCAGTACCTTAAGGATAATACGCCCAATCCAGAGGGCGATATCGTGAAGGCGATCGAACGCTACATCACGACTCCCGGTCAAGCGACGGCCTATATGATCGGCAAACTGAAAATCATGGAGCTGCGTAGCATGGCGCAAAGCGAACTTGGCGACGATTTCGACTGGCGGGGTTTCCACGATGCGGTCTTGCTAAGCGGCCCGGTCCCACTCGATATTCTTGAGGAGAATGTTGTGAAGTGGGTTGAGCGCGAGAAAGCGAGATAG
- a CDS encoding quinone-dependent dihydroorotate dehydrogenase, giving the protein MLFRLIKPAVFALDSETAHRLAITALKAMPTRGAQSSLAKAGALTVNVAGLEFPNPVGVAAGFDKDAEVPDPLLGLGFGFTEVGSITPLPQAGNPKPRLFRLVEDAAVINRMGFNNAGAEVALGRLKARSGKPGIVGINVGANKDSDDRTADYATMTRIMAPYASYLAVNVSSPNTPGLRALQDEGALTALIDAVIAARDEVTSAAPPPIFLKVAPDLEPEDIDAIARIAIDKKLGALIVSNTTISRPDLKSAHAGETGGLSGAPLRSLALQRVRDFRAATDGEVPLIGVGGIASAEDAWARIRAGASLVQFYSAIVFEGPGLGARIVSGMERLMKRDGFTSIAEAVGTE; this is encoded by the coding sequence ATGCTTTTCCGACTGATAAAACCGGCTGTCTTCGCGCTTGATTCCGAAACCGCTCACAGACTCGCAATTACCGCCCTCAAGGCAATGCCAACCCGCGGTGCGCAATCATCGCTCGCCAAAGCTGGCGCGTTGACAGTGAATGTTGCGGGCCTTGAATTCCCCAATCCTGTCGGTGTCGCGGCGGGTTTTGACAAGGATGCCGAGGTCCCCGATCCTCTGCTGGGCCTCGGTTTCGGATTTACCGAAGTCGGCTCAATCACCCCTCTCCCCCAAGCAGGCAATCCAAAGCCGCGCCTGTTCCGTCTTGTCGAGGACGCGGCTGTTATCAATCGCATGGGTTTCAACAATGCGGGTGCAGAGGTGGCCCTCGGGCGGCTTAAGGCACGGTCCGGCAAACCGGGCATTGTCGGGATCAATGTCGGCGCGAACAAGGATTCCGACGATCGCACCGCCGATTATGCGACCATGACGCGAATCATGGCCCCTTATGCGAGTTACTTGGCAGTCAATGTGTCCAGCCCCAACACACCCGGCCTGCGCGCGCTTCAGGATGAAGGCGCGCTGACCGCCCTTATCGATGCAGTGATCGCGGCGCGCGACGAAGTGACCAGCGCCGCCCCGCCACCGATCTTCCTGAAAGTCGCCCCTGACCTGGAACCTGAGGACATTGATGCGATTGCCCGCATCGCGATCGACAAGAAATTGGGCGCGCTGATCGTGTCGAACACCACAATCTCCCGGCCCGATCTCAAATCTGCTCATGCTGGCGAGACCGGCGGGCTCTCAGGTGCGCCTTTACGCAGCCTCGCTTTGCAGCGCGTCCGCGATTTTCGCGCTGCAACTGACGGCGAAGTTCCCTTGATCGGGGTCGGCGGGATTGCGAGCGCTGAGGATGCATGGGCACGCATTCGCGCCGGCGCCAGCCTCGTACAGTTTTATTCCGCGATCGTTTTTGAAGGGCCGGGCCTCGGCGCGCGCATCGTGTCGGGCATGGAGCGCCTGATGAAACGGGATGGCTTCACCAGCATTGCAGAGGCGGTCGGAACAGAATAG
- the ggt gene encoding gamma-glutamyltransferase encodes MLKRTFAALALSASLAACSPYETPVQASAPVASDRTPEGAVSAADPRAAAAGEAILAKGGSATDAAIAVMLALTVVEPQSSGIGGGGFMIHAGENGVTSFDGRETAPASATGTRFLDAAGNRLPRSSRTLSGLSVGVPGNLALAAKAHQQYGKLEWAELFEPAIALARDGFLMNRRLNGSLSSNKGRADKTAAARAIFFDSDGEALAVGTRIKVPDLADTLERVALNGSEAFYSDAANALAAYVATETPQDGTLTASDIIGYEAKQREAVCARYRTYKVCGMGPPSSGGVAVAQMLGQLERFDLAEMGPESPTFWHVFLESQRLAYADRELYIGDSDFVAVPVEGLVNASYIASRGALIDPANAMSEAKPGTPPGAPLARADGDEPPENGTTHFSVVDGEGNAVSYTSTIEGAFGSGLHFGGFYLNNELTDFSSSPEIDGKPVANRVEGGKRPRSSMAPTIVFDENGEVVLVIGAAGGPTIPVQVARSIIGVLDFGMTAEEALALPLVMGFGSTVITEEGGPVADMTAEFEALGHGTLRVLSPRGKANVLRRTEDGWEAAGDPRVADLLDYE; translated from the coding sequence ATGTTGAAACGCACCTTCGCAGCACTCGCCCTGTCGGCCAGTCTGGCCGCTTGTTCACCCTATGAAACACCAGTGCAGGCTTCTGCGCCTGTCGCCTCCGACAGAACACCGGAAGGTGCCGTCAGCGCAGCCGATCCGCGCGCAGCCGCAGCGGGCGAAGCCATCCTTGCCAAGGGTGGGTCCGCCACAGACGCGGCAATTGCCGTCATGCTGGCCCTCACCGTCGTGGAGCCGCAGAGCTCGGGTATCGGCGGCGGCGGATTTATGATCCATGCGGGCGAGAACGGCGTTACCAGTTTTGACGGACGCGAAACGGCGCCAGCGTCAGCAACAGGCACGCGCTTCTTAGATGCAGCAGGCAATCGTCTGCCGCGATCATCGCGCACTCTTTCCGGTCTCAGCGTCGGCGTACCCGGCAATCTGGCTCTCGCGGCCAAGGCTCACCAGCAATATGGCAAGCTTGAATGGGCCGAACTGTTCGAGCCTGCCATCGCTCTTGCACGCGACGGTTTCTTGATGAACCGCCGCCTGAATGGCTCGCTTTCGAGCAATAAAGGACGGGCTGACAAAACCGCTGCCGCTCGCGCAATTTTCTTCGATTCTGATGGCGAAGCGCTAGCCGTGGGAACGCGTATCAAAGTGCCTGACCTCGCGGATACGCTAGAGCGGGTGGCCTTGAACGGCTCCGAAGCATTCTACAGTGACGCCGCGAACGCTCTGGCTGCTTATGTAGCGACAGAAACCCCGCAAGACGGCACACTAACCGCCTCTGACATCATCGGATACGAAGCGAAACAGCGCGAAGCGGTCTGCGCGCGTTACCGGACATACAAAGTCTGCGGCATGGGCCCGCCATCATCCGGCGGCGTTGCGGTTGCGCAAATGCTGGGGCAGCTTGAGCGTTTTGACCTCGCCGAAATGGGGCCGGAAAGCCCGACCTTCTGGCACGTCTTCCTCGAATCCCAGCGCCTCGCCTATGCTGATCGTGAGCTTTACATCGGCGATAGCGATTTTGTTGCTGTGCCGGTCGAGGGCTTGGTCAATGCCAGCTACATCGCCAGCCGCGGGGCGCTCATTGATCCAGCCAACGCCATGTCCGAAGCAAAGCCGGGCACACCTCCCGGTGCGCCGCTTGCACGGGCAGACGGTGATGAGCCTCCAGAGAACGGCACCACGCACTTCTCGGTTGTTGATGGCGAAGGCAATGCAGTCAGCTACACCTCCACAATCGAAGGAGCGTTTGGTTCAGGGCTGCATTTTGGCGGCTTTTACCTCAACAATGAGCTGACCGACTTCAGCTCTTCACCAGAGATAGACGGCAAGCCTGTCGCGAACCGTGTCGAAGGCGGCAAACGCCCCCGCTCTTCGATGGCACCGACCATCGTGTTTGATGAAAATGGCGAGGTTGTGCTGGTGATCGGCGCGGCTGGCGGGCCGACAATCCCTGTTCAGGTCGCGCGCTCAATTATCGGCGTGCTGGATTTCGGAATGACAGCCGAAGAGGCCCTAGCACTGCCGCTCGTCATGGGTTTTGGATCGACTGTAATAACCGAAGAAGGCGGGCCCGTCGCTGATATGACAGCGGAATTCGAAGCCCTTGGTCACGGAACTTTGCGTGTTTTGTCCCCACGCGGCAAAGCGAACGTTCTTCGCCGGACAGAGGATGGCTGGGAAGCTGCGGGTGATCCGCGCGTCGCCGATCTGCTCGATTACGAGTAA